In the Salvia splendens isolate huo1 chromosome 16, SspV2, whole genome shotgun sequence genome, ACAAGGCCCCTTTCACCATCAACATCTACCCTTTCCTGAGCCTCTACGCCAACGAGCACTTCCCCGTCGATTACGCCTTCTTCGACGGGGTAGCCACGCCAATCCTCGACAACACCATCCAATACACCAACGTGTTCGATGCCAATTTCGACACGCTGGTGTCGTCTCTAAAGGCAGTGGGCCTCGGTGACATGGAGATCATCGTTGGGGAGGTCGGGTGGCCAACGGACGGGGACAGGAACGCCAACACAAACTACGCGCTGAGGTTCTACAGGGGCCTCCTCCCGAGGCTTGCATCCAACAAAGGAACCCCTCTTCGCCCCGGTTACATTGAAGTGTACTTGTTCGGCCTTTTAGACGAGGACATCAAGAGTATCGCTCCAGGTAACTTCGAGCGCCATTGGGGGATTTTCAAGTACGACGGACAGCCTAAGTTCCCCATGGACTTGTCCGGGCAGCTACAGGACAAGTACCTCGTTGGTGCACGAGATGTAACCTATCTACCAAAGAAATGGTGCATGATGAGGCCGGACGCCAAGGATCTCTCCAAGCTCGGGGATAATATAAACTTCGCATGTACCTTTGCCGACTGCACCCCCCTCGAGTATGGCTCTTCTTGCAACACATTAGACGCGAATGGGAACGCGTCCTATGCGTTCAATATGTACTTCCAGGCCCTCGGCCAGAAAGATACCGCCTGCGGTTTCCAGGGCCTTGCCATGGTCACGGAGACCAACATATCTCAGGGCAACTGCAATTTCATGATTCAGATAGCGACAACATCATCTTCTACAAGATTGACGCTCCTCTTTGGGCTAACCTTGCTTTTGTTATCCCTCAGCCTCTTGTAGATAGAAATACTcgtcctttttttttgttttttgtttcgATTATTGATACTTATTCATATTAAATGAGAATTTTTCCCCATCATATCAAAACGAGACTCGGATTGAAACTATAGTAACTCTATACTTGTTTTCTTCTCTAAGTTGAAGCAATGACAAATTgatcaattttgaaaaaaatcgcGTGTAGAGATCATGTTATAGTACAACAATGCGGACAGTAGATTTTAAATTGTAGATTGCTACTAAATTTCtttaataaaatcaataatGATTTTTCATTTATCTCGTGATTGCTTAAATCTCCAATCAATATTCTGTTCGagtttctatttatattttttgttattatagAGATTGTATtaatttagtttttcgtatAAAACTGCAGGAGCGCTCAAAGAGAGAAACTAACGAACATAAGAAACACATAATCTATCATAAAACAATTAACTAACCACTTAGACCCGTCATGGGGGTTTCTAAAACATGAACTCTTCGAAGAAAACCAGGTGCATATGACAAAACAAAACTTACTTGAAATTCTAGAGTAAGTAAGTCACGCACATTGTGCACTATGGAATGGCAATTGACAGGAATATCAAAACGTCCTAGAATCATAACAACTGCAACAAGGCTATCACTCTTTACTTCTAGCTTCCAAATTCCTGGAACCTTTGGTAACTGTAATCCATAGAATAAACATCAAACCTCTGTTGTCAAAATAGACAGATTCCAATAATGATGACAACAAAATCAAACCATATGCTCTGTCGTCGAAAGTtgctggaattacaagagataaacaataccgggcgtaatacaacccaagaaggaagaactaaaactgaaaattaccATGAAATCGAAACTGTAAGCTGGAAATAAAATGAAGGGAGGAAttttttgcacgtgtgtcgtgtgcacgtgttcctcctttcaacaagatttataattttcccactattgcaacaaatattacaaagtataagcggcaagagcggggtcgaaccacagagactagggacctactcgagattatTTCTACGACGCAATCGGAGAAGGGGTCGGCTACTGCCACGCATTCATTAAGGgctgagttttaactactagacctgaTAATTTAAGCttaatctattctatctactaAATCCAGAGAACTGAAGGTGCTTCAAATGTAATTGCAATCATgatttgaaactgaaaattaactttagatcattcaccaaatttcctgggtcaagcaaatatGTTTCCTAAACCAGCCAGACAGCAGAGTGTAAGAAAAGCAACATaacagatttccctaaatagctactgacaagaaagctgcaactaacaaactaaagcagatCTGAGTCTAACTACCagcaaacttcatcttcttcatgaatcTAACAGGAAATacagaacaaaacagagcaatctcagatctaaatttaaacatgaaattaaagcataaactaacagatctacgCTACTGGGTCTAGCAGATGTGAGATCGAACAGTAAAcaaccataatcatgcagaatagAAACAGAAAACTTCAGATCCACCAACACAGATTCAGATCCATAACTTCCAATCCCCCATTCAACTCCGAATCAAACCAACAAGTCAACTAGATCTCTCTGATCTCAGCTTCAAACGAACATTCAATTGcaaaaagcatccaagaaacatgagtaaatagcgTC is a window encoding:
- the LOC121771963 gene encoding glucan endo-1,3-beta-glucosidase 8-like, which encodes MSRSILVITGWWFLLLVMAIEGLGVNWGTMANHKLPPKTVVQLLKDNGINKVKLFDADQSTLSALAGSGIEVMIAIPNNQLSAMNSYARAKDVVRRNVSRYNFDGGVTIKYVAVGNEPFLTSYNNSFLNTTFPALANIQNALNEAGLGDSIKATVPLNADVYGSPETNPVPSAGRFRPDILPQMTQIVQFLAKNKAPFTINIYPFLSLYANEHFPVDYAFFDGVATPILDNTIQYTNVFDANFDTLVSSLKAVGLGDMEIIVGEVGWPTDGDRNANTNYALRFYRGLLPRLASNKGTPLRPGYIEVYLFGLLDEDIKSIAPGNFERHWGIFKYDGQPKFPMDLSGQLQDKYLVGARDVTYLPKKWCMMRPDAKDLSKLGDNINFACTFADCTPLEYGSSCNTLDANGNASYAFNMYFQALGQKDTACGFQGLAMVTETNISQGNCNFMIQIATTSSSTRLTLLFGLTLLLLSLSLL